In the Desulfatirhabdium butyrativorans DSM 18734 genome, ATGAATTCGGTTACGGTGATGGGCATGCCGCGATCCACGGCAATGCGTTGCGGAACATACCCGATGCGGGGGCGTTTCCCGCTCGTCGGAAAGCGGATGGCGCCCGAGTATGGAATCTGCCCCAGCAGGGCCATCAGCAAGGTGGTTTTTCCGGCGCCATTCGGCCCGATGACGGCCGTCCATCCGCCCCTGGGCACCCGGGCGCTGACACGATCCAGGACGGCTACTGGGCCAAACGCGACGGATATGTCTTCGAAGACAACGGCATGCTCGTTGTGGGAACCCATAAGCGATAACGTGTCATTTATCCATTTATCGTGAAAATACAGCAGCGGGCAGGCGGCAGCCTGCAGGGGCGACCGGCCGGTCACCCCTGCAAGTCCCTGCGAATGTCTTGGTCTGTATTACCACATCTGCCGGAATGACGACCGAATTTTCATCTCCGGGGTCGGCGTTCCTCGCCATGAACATTGATAAATTCATCCATCTGCCGCAAAGAAGGCTTGAACTCTTGCAAAAGATTTTGCAAGATACAACCGGAATTCGCCTTTCGTCAACCCACAAAAATGAATCCTGTTGCCAGGAACGATCGTGAGTTATATAGAGAGCATTGCATTGGGAACCATGAGCCCTGGACGTGAGCGGCCGATAACAAACGATATTCGGATCAACACCATGAAACGGAACACATCCCAAAGAGAAGCCATCAAGGCGGTTTTTGAAAAAGAGCGGCGGGCATTGTGTATCGAAGAGGTCCTTTCCGGCGGGCAGCACCTGGTCAAGTCGCTGAATCAAGCCACCGTTTACCGCAATCTCAAGCTCCTGGTGGATGAAGGATGGCTCAAGAAATGGCATCATCCGATTCGAGGGAGCATGTATGAACCGACCGATCTGGCGCATCACCACCATTTTCACTGCCGTATCTGCGAGCATATTTATGAAATTGAAGGCTGCCTGCTCGATCCGTCGGCCAAAACCCCCGCGGGTTTCCTGACCGAAGCGCACGATGTGTTTCTGTATGGGGTATGCCCCACATGCCGGAAAACCGTTCCCTGAAACAGAAAGAGACTGTTATGCATCCTGAATTGATCCAGGCCGAAATCGATCTGGAGGCAATCGGCCACAATATCCAGCAACTCAGAAGCGTTCTCGCATCCCCATCTCCCCGGTTCATGGCGGTCGTGAAAGCCAATGCCTACGGGCATGGCGCCGTTTCTGTCGCGAACAAAGCCATCGAAACCGGTGCAGACATGCTCGGGGTAGCCCGGGTCGAGGAGGCCATCGCCCTGCGGAAAGCGGGCATTTCCCATCCAATTCTCATTTTCGGTGCGACACCGATCCACCGGATCCCCGATCTCATCGATTTCGATCTGACCCAGTCGGTCGGAACGTTTCTCTTGGCCGACATGCTCTCCAGCCAGGCTGCAGCCGCTTGCAAATCCATTGCCATCCATGTCAAGGTCGATACGGGCATGGGCAGACTCGGTGTGCTGCCGGCTCCTTCCCGAATTTCGGGCCTTGGAAAACTTCTGGGGGGAACCGCGCTTCGGGAAGTCGAATCCATCTGCCACCTGCCCGGTCTCGAGGTGGAAGGAATCTATACGCATTTCGCCAATGCGGATGATCCGGATCTCGATTTTGCAAAGGACCAATTGGACCGGTTTCTGGATTTTGTCCAGGCGCTGAAGCGCAGGGGAATGGAATTTGCCATCCGCCATGCGGCCAACAGCGCCGCCATTCTCCGGTTTCCGGAAAGTCATCTCGATATGGTCCGGGCGGGCATTTCGATGTATGGCTACTATCCGTCGGAGGCAACCCGTCGGCCAGACGTCGATCTCCGGCCCGCCCTGAGTTTCAAGAGCCGGATTGTTCATATCAAAACCGTTCCGGCGGAGTTTTCTATCAGCTATGGCAGGACATACAAGACACCAGCGCCGACCCGGATCGCCACCATCGCAGCCGGTTATGCGGACGGCTTCAGCCGGTCTCTGTCTTCCCGGGGGCATGTACTCATCCAGGGACAAATCGCACCCATTGTCGGGCGGGTATGCATGGACCTGACCATGGTCGATATCGGCCGCATTCCCGAAGCCGGCATCAACGATGAAGTGGTCCTGATCGGCAGGCAGGGCGACAGGCAGATAACGGCCGACGATCTGGCAAGGCTTCAGAATACCATTTCCTATGAAATTCTGACTTCCATCGGGCAGCGGGTGCCCCGGATCGTTCGCTCGGCGTCCTGCTGAGCCCGCAGGGTCTGCAATCCATTGCACTTCTATCTGGAATTGTGATAAGAAACCGCCAGTTATCAACCGAGCGACAGAAAGGTGTTGAGCATGAATATTGTCGTATTGCTGAAACAGGTTCCATCGACCGATTCCCATATCGAACCGGGCCCCAACGGGGCCTCGATCAAGACCGCCGATTTGAAATGGGTCATCAACCCCTATGACGAGTTTGCCGTTGAAGAAGCCATCCGGGTCCGGGAAGCCAA is a window encoding:
- the alr gene encoding alanine racemase, whose amino-acid sequence is MHPELIQAEIDLEAIGHNIQQLRSVLASPSPRFMAVVKANAYGHGAVSVANKAIETGADMLGVARVEEAIALRKAGISHPILIFGATPIHRIPDLIDFDLTQSVGTFLLADMLSSQAAAACKSIAIHVKVDTGMGRLGVLPAPSRISGLGKLLGGTALREVESICHLPGLEVEGIYTHFANADDPDLDFAKDQLDRFLDFVQALKRRGMEFAIRHAANSAAILRFPESHLDMVRAGISMYGYYPSEATRRPDVDLRPALSFKSRIVHIKTVPAEFSISYGRTYKTPAPTRIATIAAGYADGFSRSLSSRGHVLIQGQIAPIVGRVCMDLTMVDIGRIPEAGINDEVVLIGRQGDRQITADDLARLQNTISYEILTSIGQRVPRIVRSASC
- a CDS encoding Fur family transcriptional regulator, which produces MSYIESIALGTMSPGRERPITNDIRINTMKRNTSQREAIKAVFEKERRALCIEEVLSGGQHLVKSLNQATVYRNLKLLVDEGWLKKWHHPIRGSMYEPTDLAHHHHFHCRICEHIYEIEGCLLDPSAKTPAGFLTEAHDVFLYGVCPTCRKTVP